The DNA segment TGGGAATTGGTGTTCCTTGACTATTCTACGATCTCTTCAAACATGTTGATAAACTCTTCAAATTGCTTCATGCCCTTCTGCCAGAGACGTTGTACCACTTGCGCTTGCCAGCCAACAACTCAAATTCTCTATTTTGGACAATATTCTCGGCACGTGCTGGCTGAGGGATTTGACCAATAAACATGATGCTGGTTGCCATTAGCAATATCCAAGATACTAACGTTAGCTTCCTCCTCACTTTGACCACGTTCGTATATTGTTCTCGTTTTATTACGTAATTCTTGCGGGTATTTCGGGAGCAGATAGGAATACAGTACACCTGTATCTGATTTCTTCAATATCTTGTCACGATGGGAATTGAAGAAAGATTGCAGTGCACATTCCTATTCGTACGGCTGTATGTCGGTGACCTGCACACGTTCTGTCAAGACACAATCAGTCGAGTTGGAACCAACCTACTCGGTAAGCAAGAAGTCATTTGTTGGATCTGTCTTTGATAGGTAGAACGCGGTTAGATGAACACTCGTTCTTGTAGATCATTTTTCTTCTCAGAGACGAGGTACATACAACCACCAGTTTAGTACTGATTACCAGCAAAATGTGTGTAGATCTCAATCGTGAGGGCTCTTTCGTATTCGAGCCAGAAACTATCGACATCGGTTTCGTTTTTCGATTGACAACCATAGTAAATTGTGATTAGGCCTGTGGCTAACGGATTCCAAACATTCGGTTTTTAATACATCAATATGGCAATTGTCATGCTTGGTGTCTCCTAGAGCATGACTCGTCTTTCTCTTCACATACCTTCTCCCATTGGTTGTCAACGACGATCGTGATGCCCAACAAGATCTTGAAAGTCTGATTCTGCTATTCCCACAAATGGGAACAGACAGGACAGTCATTCCTATGTTTCACTTCTGTGGACATGTGGTCCATTCGTTCACCATCGAACAGTAATATTCTTCCTTCTAGTGTTTCCCCAAAACCAACGATGAGTTTTAGGGTCTCCATAACCTGCAACATCGCAAACAGACCAGATGTTGCTCCAACAACAGGGAACGTCACTATTTCCTCTGGATTTTCAGACAGTATGCAGCGGAGACATGGCCCCTTTCCTGGGATTATGGTAGTGATTTGCCCGTGAAGCCCTTGAATGCCGGCGTGAACAAATGGAATTTCTTGATTGACGCATTCCTGATTGAGTAGGAATCGAGTAGCCCAGTTGTCTAGGGCATCAACCACCACGGTAGAGTTGTCTACAAGGTCATTCACATTGTCTTCGGTAATTTCCGTTTTCAGTGCATCTACTTGGACATGCGGATTCTGCTGGAGAAGCTTCTCGGCCACTGATTTCGCCTTGGGCTGACCAATGTCTTGCTGCCAGGCCATTATCTGCCGATTCAGATTGCTGAGCTCAAACTCATCTTTATCAACTAGGACGATTTTTCCAACTCCTGCCGAAGCCAAGTACAGAGCCACGGGGCATCCAAGGCCTCCCGTTCCGGCTATCAGAACTGTCGAACTTTTTAGCTCCTCCTGCCCTTTCTGTCCCCAATCATCAATTATGATTTGCCTATTGTACCTCGTTAGTTCAGACTCCGACAGCAACGTTTCGGATTCCATATTCACAACACCCTTTTATTCATCCATGTCTCGGAGGAATATAGGACTTATCCAAGGACAGCACCACGGTCAAAACGTTGAAAACGGTTTGGATCATAATACCAGATGTCGAGGTGAACCAATGAGCATCGTCATTAATTACTTCGGGTTTCTTGCTTCGAAGATGTCAACAACCAATGATTCAGTTGAACTGTCCAGCGAAGTCAGAATCAGAGATATCTTTTCTCATCTCGTTGAGAAGCACAAGGAGATTTTCAAGACATACATTTACAATCCCGAAGGGGAAATGATGAGTGGAGATGTCTTAGTAACTGTCAATGAGGTTCCGATTCTCCAGAAGCAGGGAATAGATACCATTTTGAATGACGGGGACCAGATTGACATACTCCCCATCTTTGCAGGTGGCGGCTAGAATTCTATACACTTTTTCGGCAGGTGCCACACCATTTGAAGGCACTGTGTGTGAGTACAAACACTTGGGAAAGTTGAGTATATTGAGTGCAAGTCTGCGGACTTGATTCACTCAAATACGATCTGACTCAGAGCAATTTCGAGACGCACATTTAAGGAAACTACATGAGTTTCGGTTACATAGTTAGCTAGGAAATGACCCCGTAAAGACCGTTCAACGACAGTATCAACGGCCTTTCCCATACTCACCGGTCAGCTCTCTGGACCTTCCATAAGCAGCTTGGCCGCGTCAAGGTGGTTGTAAGGTCTGAAACACCACCCGGTTCTGCAGCGAATCCCTTGCCGTCGCAGCACTTCATAACGTACTCAGGTACGGTCATGGGTGGTTCCGGTTCTTCCTGCGACAGCTGTCGACGTCATCCCAGTGATGAAAAACAGCGTAAGAATGCCGAATATCATCACGAATCGCTTTGCGTGGATTGTCCTAGCCATGCGTTATTCCTCGGGTAGAAAGTGATAGAAGGAGCAAATGTGTATGCGGACCGAGGACTGAGTGTGTTAGTACGCTGAAAAAGAGCCCGGCCTACCAGTTCCTGCAATACATACTCTCCTTTCGTATTTGGAGGATTTCTGTTAAGCCGTAGGATTAGATAGCATACTGACTAATGGATCTAGCTAGTTATGAGTGTCGATAAATCGAAAGGGTACGAAACCATAGACCCATTGCTACTAGTTGCCATTGTCGTTCAAGATAGAGTTTCGCTTTCTCCAAGGAATGCTATTTCATAGTATCTGCAAGCATATCGATGAATTCCTCGAACTGCTTCACGCCTTTCTGCCAGAACCCTTTTGACGAGATATCGAACCCAAGCTCTTCTGCAAGTTCACTGGGCGACTTACTTGAGCCTGCTGCTAGCAACGCTTTGAGTTTTGGCACGAAATCCTCACCCTGCTCCTTGTACAACCTGTAGAGAGCGTAGACAAATAATTGAGCGAAAACATATGGATAGTTATAGAAGCGGTATCTAGGCATGTAGTAATGGATCTTCATTGTCCACTCCCACTGCATCTCTGGCAGCCATTCTACCGCGTCACCGTAGATCTTGTCTCGGGCACTGGTCCACAATTCGGCCACAGTGTCGCCATCAAGGAACTGGCCTTCATCGATTGTGTCGTACATACTCTGCTCAAAGAACACGCGGGCCGAGACCTGAAACGCGGCCATGCCAAATTCGTCAAGAATCGTGGCAAGAACTGCCTGCTTCTGCTCCTTTGATGTGGCCTCGCGCAGCAGACGCTCAGTAAGCAACAGCTCCCCGAAAATGCTACCACATTCGGCAATGCAGCTACCAACCTCACAATTGGAGGGTTTCTGTTCTCGTGCCATGAGGTAGTCGTGTACAGCATGTCCATTCTCGTGAGCAAGCGTGTACAGGTTCCCCATCCGCTTGTTATAGCTTAGTAGAATGTAGGCGCTCTTGCCTGCAAGCCACGAAGCACAGAAGGCACCTGAACGCTTACCTTCCCTTACTTCAGCATCGATATGCCGCCTCTCAAACATTTCGTCAACCCAAGAGCCAATCTGCTCGTCGAAAGAGCTGTAGGCCCCAGCAACTTCATTCCGGGCTTCTTTCCAGGAGTATTCCTTTTCGGGTGCGTCTGGCAATGGTGCAACAATATCCCAGTTGCCAAGTTTGTCAAGCCCCATGATTTTTGCTTTGAGTCGTAGGTATCTCCTGTAGATGTCCACGCTATCTTCTATCGTGTCCATAAGCGAGTCGACAGCTTCTTTTTCTATATCGTTAGCAATGAGGCTCTGCGTCATTGGTGAAGGATAATCGCGAATGTCACACATCTCAAGATGATCAGAGCACACTGCACGAATGGCACTCGCCCAGATGATCTCATCTTCGCCCAGATTGTCATAGACGATCTGATTGGCTCGCTTTCTCAAATCACGGTCTGGGTCTTCATAAAGCCCGATTATCTCGCCGTAGGACATTGTTTTCTTTTCGCCATCGACTTCGATTTGGAACTTCCTAGTAGATAGCCAATCACCCTGCAATTGCTGCCATGCATCAATACCATTCTTGTCCTTTGTGATGATGAGTTGCTCTTTCTCCTCGGAAAGCATATACGGAACTT comes from the Candidatus Thorarchaeota archaeon genome and includes:
- a CDS encoding HesA/MoeB/ThiF family protein, whose amino-acid sequence is MSESELTRYNRQIIIDDWGQKGQEELKSSTVLIAGTGGLGCPVALYLASAGVGKIVLVDKDEFELSNLNRQIMAWQQDIGQPKAKSVAEKLLQQNPHVQVDALKTEITEDNVNDLVDNSTVVVDALDNWATRFLLNQECVNQEIPFVHAGIQGLHGQITTIIPGKGPCLRCILSENPEEIVTFPVVGATSGLFAMLQVMETLKLIVGFGETLEGRILLFDGERMDHMSTEVKHRNDCPVCSHLWE
- a CDS encoding MoaD/ThiS family protein, with product MSIVINYFGFLASKMSTTNDSVELSSEVRIRDIFSHLVEKHKEIFKTYIYNPEGEMMSGDVLVTVNEVPILQKQGIDTILNDGDQIDILPIFAGGG
- a CDS encoding M3 family oligoendopeptidase yields the protein MSKEEMIWDLYQLLGPSGIQVEGLRQEPDWPGKIEKELKKAVKDAEAFRDKYRGKIEDMNAKELVAMLEEFDELVLKHEGPGMFVHLRYAADSTDAISKQLNDAARRARMKFRQALAFKDIELGKLLANKPDIINEPEVSEYKHYLEKIKREVPYMLSEEKEQLIITKDKNGIDAWQQLQGDWLSTRKFQIEVDGEKKTMSYGEIIGLYEDPDRDLRKRANQIVYDNLGEDEIIWASAIRAVCSDHLEMCDIRDYPSPMTQSLIANDIEKEAVDSLMDTIEDSVDIYRRYLRLKAKIMGLDKLGNWDIVAPLPDAPEKEYSWKEARNEVAGAYSSFDEQIGSWVDEMFERRHIDAEVREGKRSGAFCASWLAGKSAYILLSYNKRMGNLYTLAHENGHAVHDYLMAREQKPSNCEVGSCIAECGSIFGELLLTERLLREATSKEQKQAVLATILDEFGMAAFQVSARVFFEQSMYDTIDEGQFLDGDTVAELWTSARDKIYGDAVEWLPEMQWEWTMKIHYYMPRYRFYNYPYVFAQLFVYALYRLYKEQGEDFVPKLKALLAAGSSKSPSELAEELGFDISSKGFWQKGVKQFEEFIDMLADTMK